The Kitasatospora albolonga nucleotide sequence GAGCTGGAGGATGGAGAACGTCGACAGGGCGGAGGCGTTGACGTCGAACCGGTCGGCGGCGTCGAGACCGGCCACGCCCAGGCTCGTACGGAAGATGATGGCGACGAAGTAGACGGCGACGCCGATGCCCCAGACCCAGGCGGCCCGCCGGCCCCCGGGCGGATCACCGGGCAGGGAAAGCGTGGGGGCGGCCGCTGAACTCACCGGTCCTCACCCCTCACCAGCACCCGTACGCGCCCGACATGGCGCCGCACGACCTGCGCGGCCTCGTCCGCGTCCCCGCCCCGGATCGCGTCCAGCAGCTCACCGTGCTCGGTGATGTTGGCCTCGATCCGTCCGGGGTGGGCCTCCATCACCGCGACGCCCATCCGCAGCTGACGGTCGCGCAGCTGGTCGTAGAGGCGCGAGAGGATCTCGTTCCCGGCGTGCTTGACGATCTCCGCGTGGAAACACCGGTCCTTGACGGCCACCGCCGCCAGATCCCCGGCCTCCGCCAACTGCCGCTGCTCCTCCAGGAGCTGTTCGAGCCGCGCGATCAGCTGAGGTGACGCGGGAACGGCTTTGCGCGCCGCGAACTCCTCCACCAGCAGCCGCGTCTCCACCACGTCCTTGATCTCCTGCGCGGAGACGGCGAGCACGAGGGCGCCCTTCTTCGGGTAGAGCTTGATCAGCCCCTCGACCTCCAGCCGCAGCAACGCCTCCCGTACGGGCGTACGCGACACCCCTACGGCGTCCGCGAGCCCCCCTTCGGTGAGCAGTGTCCCGCCCTCGTAGCGACGGTCCAGGACCGCTTCCTTGATGTGCGCGTAGACGCGCTCGGCGGCGGGGGGCTGCTTGAGGGAGGCGGTCGGCGGCTGTACGGGGGCGGCGGGGGGTGCGGCAGGCATGCGCACAGCATAGATACAACATGCACGCATGGCGGAGGGGCGTCCGGATTCTGGACCCGTCCGGCGGGCCACGAGAGTCCCATAGTTCACGCTTTCCTGAATTCAGGATCATCTGTACTGTCAGACGCATGCTGACCGTCGCTCCCGACATCGAGGTGCTCGCGCGGTTCGGCCGCGCGCTCGCCGACCCGATCCGCTGCCGCCTGCTGCTCGCACTCCACCAGGCCCCGGCGTACCCCTCCGATCTCGCCGACGCCCTGGGCATCTCGCGCACCCGGCTCTCCAACCACCTGGCCTGCCTGCGCGACTGCGGCCTGGTCGTCACCGTGCCGGACGGTCGCCGGACGCGCTACGAACTGGCCGACGAACGCCTCGGCGACGCCCTGGAGGCCCTGCGCACCGCCGTGGTGGCCGTGGAGACGGACCGCACCTGCCCGGACGCGGAAACGGAAGGGTGCTGCTGACCGATGACCGCGATATCCCTGGGCCCCTCCCCGGCCCGCCGTGACGCCCTCGCCCGCCGGATACGGCTACTGGTCGCGGCGACCATCGCCTACAACGTCGTCGAGGCGGTCGTCGCCCTCACCGCCGGAACGATCGCCTCCTCCAGCGCGCTGGTCGGCTTCGGCCTCGACTCCGTCATCGAGGTCTCCTCCGCCACCGCCGTCGCCTGGCAGTTCTCCGCCCGCGACCACGCGGTGCGCGAGGCCCGGGAGAAGGCCGCCCTGCGGATCATCGCCCTCTCGTTCTTCGCGCTCGCGGCGTACGTCTCCGTCGACGCGGCACGGGCCCTGGCGGGCGGCGGCGAGGCCGAACGCTCCCTCACCGGCATCGTGATCGCGGCGCTCTCCCTGGCGATCATGCCGTTCCTCTCCACCGCCCAGCGCCGGGCGGGCCGCGAACTCGGCTCCGCCTCGGCCGTCGCGGACTCGAAGCAGACCCTGCTGTGCACGTACCTCTCCGCCGTCCTCCTCGTCGGCCTGCTCCTCAACGCCCTCCTCGGCTGGTCCTGGGCCGACCCGGTCGCCGCCCTCGTCATCGCCGTCATCGCGGTCAAGGAGGGCCGCGACGCGTGGCAGGGCAGGGGCTGTTGCGCACCGCCCTCGCCCATGGCGGCCCCCGCCAGCCCTGCGGGAACAGCGACGGACGCGTGCGGCTGTCAACCCGGCTGCGCGTGCTGCACCCCGTCGAGGGTGGGCAAACCCTGACCACGGGTCAGGCCGACAGCCGCGCGAAAAGGATCAGGGTCGAGCCCGTGCAAATTCACCCGTTCGAGAGCGCATCCATTCGCCCGCTCCGGCAGTCTCACTCACCGAGCGGCACCCATATGTGGCCGCATTTCAGGGGCATTTGGAGCGTTCAGTTGAAAATCGGGATCAAACGCATCAATCGCGTCACCGTAGCGAGCACGGTGGCGCTCACCGCGGGTGCGGTGCTCGCGAGCGGCGCCTTCGCCTCGGCGGCGCACGCCGCCACCCCGCCACCGGCTCCGAAGATCGTCGCCAAGGGCGGCTTCGTGATGAACAACGGCACCGGTAAGGCCCTCTTCAGCAAGTCCGCGGACACCCGCCGCTCCACCGGCTCCACCACGAAGATCATGACCGCCCTCGTGGTGCTCCAGCAGAAGAACGTGAACCTGAAGTCCAAGGTCACGATCCAGAAGGCGTACAGCGACTACATCGTCTCCAAGAACGCCTCGTCCGCCCGGCTCATCGTCGGCGACAAGGTGACGGTCAACCAGCTGCTCTACGGCCTGATGCTGCCGTCCGGCTGCGACGCGGCGTACGCCCTGGCCGACAAGTTCGGCACCGGCAAGACCCGTGCGGCCCGCGTGAAGTCGTTCATCGGCAAGATGAACGCCACGGCGAAGAGCCTGAAGCTGAAGAACACCCACTTCGACTCGTTCGACGGTATAAGCAGCGGGAAGAACTACTCGACCCCCCGCGACCTGACGAAGATCGCCAGCCAGGCGATGAAGAACTCCACGTTCCGCACCATCGTCAAGACGAAGTCCACGAAGCAGTCGGTCACCATGAAGAACGGTGGCAAGCGCACCATGTCGTGGACCAACACCAACAAGATGCTGAGCAGCTACAGCGGAGCGATCGGCGTGAAGACGGGCTCCGGCCCGACCGCCAAGTACTGCCTGGTCTTCGCGGCGACCCGCAAGGGCAAGACCGTCATCGGTACGGTGCTCACGTCGTCCTCCGAGGCGAACCGCACCGCCGACGCGAAGAAGCTCATGGACTACGGGTTCAAGAAGTAACCGACCCGCGCGTACGAGCAAGGGGCCCGGCCCGCACGGTGTGTGCGGGCCGGGCCCCTTCGCGGTTCACGTGACGGCGTACGGGCCTACGGCTGCTGCGGCCGACGCAGGTCGGCCGTGAAGGCGTCCCACGCGGCGGGCGCGACGGTGACGACCGGGCCGCCGGGGCGCGTTGAGTCGCGGACGGCGATGGTGGTGGGGATGTTGCGGGCGACCTCGACGCACTCACCGTCGCCGCTACTGTGACTGGATTTCTCGAAGCGGAAGCCGCTCACGCGCACCGACCTTCCTCCGGCGCTCTCCGCCATATCTACATATCCCCCAGCAACGTCGCCTGGAAAGCGCCCCAGGCGACGGCGGAAACGGTGAGTACAGGCCCACTTGGGTCCTTGGAGTCACGGACGGCGACGATGCGTGGAACGTTGCGGGCCACTTCAACGCACTCGCCGGTCGGCTCGCTGTAGCTGGACTTCTTGAAGCGGAACTTGCTCATTCGTTCCTCCTCTTGAGAATGCTTGCCCGTGAACGGTCAGAACTGCCGACGCAGATCGGCCGTGAAGGCGCCCCACGCGGCAGGCGCGACGGTGACGACAGGGCCACCAGGGCGCTTGGAGTCGCGGACGGCGACGGTACGGGGGATGTTGCGGGCCACTTCGACGCACTCCTGCTCTGCGTTGCCGCCGCTGTAACTCGACTTGACGAACTTGTACGCGGGCACGGGCCTTACAACTCCTTGAGAATGCCGTCGATCGTTCTGACCGAGTTGCGCTGCGCGAGCCCCAAACGGCTGATGCGGTCGAAGAGCTGGGCGTGGCGCTCCGCATCAGTATCGCTCTCCAGCCAGAGCGCGGTCGAG carries:
- a CDS encoding GntR family transcriptional regulator — translated: MPAAPPAAPVQPPTASLKQPPAAERVYAHIKEAVLDRRYEGGTLLTEGGLADAVGVSRTPVREALLRLEVEGLIKLYPKKGALVLAVSAQEIKDVVETRLLVEEFAARKAVPASPQLIARLEQLLEEQRQLAEAGDLAAVAVKDRCFHAEIVKHAGNEILSRLYDQLRDRQLRMGVAVMEAHPGRIEANITEHGELLDAIRGGDADEAAQVVRRHVGRVRVLVRGEDR
- a CDS encoding transcriptional regulator, producing the protein MLTVAPDIEVLARFGRALADPIRCRLLLALHQAPAYPSDLADALGISRTRLSNHLACLRDCGLVVTVPDGRRTRYELADERLGDALEALRTAVVAVETDRTCPDAETEGCC
- a CDS encoding cation transporter; protein product: MTAISLGPSPARRDALARRIRLLVAATIAYNVVEAVVALTAGTIASSSALVGFGLDSVIEVSSATAVAWQFSARDHAVREAREKAALRIIALSFFALAAYVSVDAARALAGGGEAERSLTGIVIAALSLAIMPFLSTAQRRAGRELGSASAVADSKQTLLCTYLSAVLLVGLLLNALLGWSWADPVAALVIAVIAVKEGRDAWQGRGCCAPPSPMAAPASPAGTATDACGCQPGCACCTPSRVGKP
- a CDS encoding D-alanyl-D-alanine carboxypeptidase; this translates as MKIGIKRINRVTVASTVALTAGAVLASGAFASAAHAATPPPAPKIVAKGGFVMNNGTGKALFSKSADTRRSTGSTTKIMTALVVLQQKNVNLKSKVTIQKAYSDYIVSKNASSARLIVGDKVTVNQLLYGLMLPSGCDAAYALADKFGTGKTRAARVKSFIGKMNATAKSLKLKNTHFDSFDGISSGKNYSTPRDLTKIASQAMKNSTFRTIVKTKSTKQSVTMKNGGKRTMSWTNTNKMLSSYSGAIGVKTGSGPTAKYCLVFAATRKGKTVIGTVLTSSSEANRTADAKKLMDYGFKK
- a CDS encoding DUF397 domain-containing protein, producing the protein MAESAGGRSVRVSGFRFEKSSHSSGDGECVEVARNIPTTIAVRDSTRPGGPVVTVAPAAWDAFTADLRRPQQP
- a CDS encoding DUF397 domain-containing protein gives rise to the protein MSKFRFKKSSYSEPTGECVEVARNVPRIVAVRDSKDPSGPVLTVSAVAWGAFQATLLGDM
- a CDS encoding DUF397 domain-containing protein, with protein sequence MPAYKFVKSSYSGGNAEQECVEVARNIPRTVAVRDSKRPGGPVVTVAPAAWGAFTADLRRQF